Proteins found in one Ctenopharyngodon idella isolate HZGC_01 chromosome 16, HZGC01, whole genome shotgun sequence genomic segment:
- the invs gene encoding inversin isoform X4: MAMLLPQNPSQVHAAAVNGDKNTLQRLITAESRLRDSGDQFGRTPLMYCVLADRLDCAEVLLKAGAAVNKTDHSQRTALHLAAQKGNVRFMKLLLSRHADWRLKDLEEMTPLHLATRHSSSKPLSLLLKHMAPGEVDTQDRNKQTALHWSAFYNHPEHVKLLIKHDSNIGIPDSEGKIPLHWAAHNKHPNATRTVRCILEAAPTESLLNWQDYEGRTPLHFAVADGNEAVVEVLTSYEGCSVTAYDNLFRTPLHWAALLGHAKIVHLLLERNKSGMIPSDSQGATPLHYGAQSNYADTVAVFLKHHSVRDEPDLEGRTAFMWAAGKGSDDVIKIMLDLKKDLDINMTDKYGGTALHAAALSGHVSTVLLLLEQGAMVDPLDVMKHTPLFRACEMGHRDVILTLIKGGARVDLVDIDGHSALHWAALGGNLEVCEVLMENGISPNLQDHAGRTPLQCAAYAGYINCMALLIQHDADPNIQDKEGRTALHWSCNNGYLDAVKLLLGCGTFPNHMEHTEERYTPLDYALLGEHQEVTQFLLEHGALSIAAIQDIAASSIQALYKGYKVRRAFKERKKLLMRHEQLRKDAAKKREEERRREAEQQLSLVEADQKQRISLAAVGVEKLSLVETEHRVKDPVAAKGHKHKKSPGAHNIHSQSRREKQHRTERRTREAETPDTSLPPATSGLTVTPLGTRKCSGTIEEVCGKETDTCVSVECGSTYERRSPAGSSRPGSAKQVHTGAHVAPGHMETTTTPKSAIHTRPRTVAAHSKPAAQATLRSTETPTDSIYKSPTKGNKPASDHKSTGTQQYDISNPASERTSVTRQKERRAEREMDREKDKRSRTEGDKQTGREKQKCTGMEMDKERWMSRTRKKQQDKEKEKKRDSIRSKNQAAVVIQRAWRRSCIRGRLRKVLCGTVKGVDSVEVTALLIQLLWEWPVAYDHTHHNISSEVQAAPTRSAGKKSSVLQNIYGGAPSKRGHSLRAAAIKPQSQSQVLLDLSLKTNKQYSRKASGLTPEQPND; the protein is encoded by the exons ATG GCGATGCTGCTCCCCCAGAATCCATCTCAGGTGCACGCTGCCGCTGTGAATGGAGACAAGAACACCTTACAGAGACTGATTACAG CAGAGTCTCGTCTGCGGGACAGCGGGGATCAGTTCGGCCGGACTCCTCTGATGTATTGTGTGTTGGCTGACCGCTTGGACTGTGCAGAGGTGCTGCTTAAGGCCGGCGCAGCCGTCAACAAGACTGACCACAGTCAGAGGACTGCACTGCACCTCGCAGCACAGAag GGCAACGTGCGTTTCATGAAACTCCTCCTGTCGCGCCATGCCGATTGGCGTTTGAAGGATCTGGAGGAAATGACTCCACTGCACCTGGCAACCCGTCATTCGAGCTCCAAACCTCTGTCTTTGCTCCTCAAGCACATGGCACCTGGTGAGGTGGACACACAGGACAGGAATAAG CAGACAGCACTGCACTGGAGTGCCTTCTACAATCACCCCGAGCATGTTAAGCTGCTGATCAAGCACGATTCAAACATCGGGATTCCAGACAGCGAGGGAAAGATCCCTCTACACTGGGCGGCGCATAACAAACACCCCAATGCCACACGTACAGTGCGCTGTATCCTG GAAGCTGCTCCCACCGAGTCTCTGTTGAACTGGCAGGACTATGAAGGACGCACTCCTTTGCACTTTGCAGTGGCTGATGGGAATGAAGCAGTGGTTGAGGTCCTGACTTCATACGAGGGTTGCAGTGTGACAGCCTATGACAATCTTTTCAGGACTCCACTGCACTGGGCGGCACTGCTGG GTCATGCAAAGATTGTCCACCTCCTGTTGGAGAGGAACAAGTCTGGGATGATCCCATCAGACAGTCAGGGAGCAACACCTCTGCACTATGGAGCTCAGAGCAACTATGCT GACACAGTTGCAGTGTTCCTAAAACACCACTCTGTGCGAGATGAGCCCGATCTGGAGGGACGAACAGCCTTCATGTGGGCTGCTGGGAAGGGCAgcgatgatgtcatcaaaattatGCTGGATCTGAAAAAGGACCTGGACATCAacatgactgacaaatatggaGGGACAG cgcTTCATGCGGCTGCTCTCTCAGGGCATGTGTCCACTGTGCTCTTGTTGCTAGAGCAGGGAGCCATGGTGGATCCGCTGGACGTAATGAAACATACGCCTCTGTTTCGTGCTTGTGAGATGGGCCATCGAGATGTCATCCTAACACTAATCAAAG GAGGGGCACGTGTTGATCTGGTAGACATAGATGGTCACTCTGCTCTGCACTGGGCAGCTCTGGGCGGTAATTTAGAGGTATGTGAGGTGCTGATGGAGAACGGGATCAGTCCTAACCTGCAGGACCACGCTGGACGAACTCCCCTGCAGTGTGCAGCATATGCCGGCTACATCAACTGCATGGCCTTGCTCATTCAGCATGATGCAGACCCCAATATCCAGGACAAGGAG GGGAGAACTGCTCTCCACTGGTCCTGTAATAACGGTTATCTGGATGCTGTGAAGCTGCTTCTGGGGTGTGGGACATTCCCCAACCATATGGAGCACACTGAGGAGAG GTACACTCCTCTAGACTATGCCCTGCTGGGGGAGCATCAGGAAGTGACCCAGTTTCTATTGGAGCATGGAGCTCTGTCCATTGCCGCCATCCAGGACATCGCCGCCTCATCCATCCAGGCTCTTTACAAGGGCTACAAGGTCCGACGGGCCTTCAAAGAACGCAAGAAGCTCCTCATGAGACACGAACAACTACGCAAGGATGCTGCAAA GAAGAGGGAAGAGGAACGCAGACGTGAGGCAGAGCAGCAGCTCTCATTGGTTGAGGCGGATCAGAAGCAGCgcatctcattggctgcagtcGGAGTGGAAAAACTTTCACTGGTTGAAACGGAGCATAGGGTTAAAGATCCAGTGGCGGCGAAaggacacaaacacaaaaagtcCCCCGGTGCTCATAACATTCATTCACAGAGCAGGAGAGAGAAACAACATAGAACTG AGCGCAGAACGAGAGAGGCCGAAACACCAGACACTTCTCTCCCCCCTGCAACCTCTGGCCTCACGGTGACCCCCCTGGGTACCAGGAAGTGTTCAGGCACTATAGAGGAGGTGTGTGGGAAGGAGACAGACACATGCGTATCAGTGGAATGTGGATCCACATATGAACGCCGATCCCCTGCTGGTTCAAGTCGACCAGGCAGTGCCAAACAGGTCCACACAGGGGCCCATGTAGCACCAGGCCACATGGAGACCACCACAACCCCCAAATCAGCAATACATACCAGACCCAGGACTGTAGCTGCCCACTCAAAACCAGCGGCCCAGGCTACACTACGTTCCACCGAGACACCGACAGACAGCATCTATAAATCACCAACCAAGGGGAACAAGCCAGCATCAGACCACAAATCTACAGGAACCCAGCAATATGACATCTCCAACCCTGCCTCAGAAAGAACCTCTGTCACACGACAAAAAGAGAGACgggcagaaagagagatggacaGAGAAAAGGATAAAAGATCAAGGACTGAAGGAGATAAACAGACTGGCAGAGAGAAACAGAAATGTACAGGGATGGAGATGGACAAAGAGAGATGGATGAgcagaacaagaaaaaaacaacaggaCAAAGAGAAGGAAAAGAAGAGAGACAGCATCCGTAGTAAAAATCAGGCAGCCGTTGTGATACAGAGAGCATGGAGGAG GTCTTGTATTCGGGGTCGCCTTCGTAAGGTACTGTGCGGGACTGTGAAAGGGGTGGATTCTGTTGAAGTCACAGCCCTGTTGATTCAGCTATTATGGGAGTGGCCTGTTGCTTATGACCACACCCACCATAACATTTCTTCTGAAGTTCAAGCTGCTCCTACCAGGAGCGCAGGAAAAAAGAGCTCTGTGCTGCAAAATATCTATG GTGGCGCCCCATCCAAAAGAGGGCACTCTCTGCGGGCTGCAGCGATTAAACCACAGAGCCAAAGCCAAGTGCTGCTGGATCTGTcactcaaaacaaacaaacagt